From Apium graveolens cultivar Ventura chromosome 9, ASM990537v1, whole genome shotgun sequence, the proteins below share one genomic window:
- the LOC141682752 gene encoding MYB-like transcription factor ODO1: MGRQPCCDKLGVKKGPWTAEEDKKLINFILTNGQCCWRAVPKLAGLRRCGKSCRLRWTNYLRPDLKRGLLTDAEEQLVIDLHARLGNRWSKIAGRLPGRTDNEIKNHWNTHIKKKLIKMGIDPVTHEPLHKEESNSCQVKTLSQPFQSPAEENNVTPIQNTNGMASSENSCTPTDQNSSGDESNLLSAICDQIDDSLISYLFEEDTPGLVDAPWDFPAAAKENFNTVLPSWDESCPWLLDCQDFGIQDFGFDCFNDIEMNMLTQLDVKDNQTI, from the exons ATGGGAAGGCAACCTTGTTGCGATAAGCTGGGAGTGAAGAAAGGGCCGTGGACAGCTGAAGAAGATAAGAAACTCATCAATTTCATTCTTACTAATGGCCAGTGTTGTTGGCGTGCTGTTCCTAAGCTTGCTGGTTTACGACGCTGTGGTAAGAGCTGCAGGCTTCGCTGGACTAATTATCTGCGTCCCGACTTGAAGAGAGGGCTTCTTACTGATGCTGAGGAACAACTGGTGATTGATCTTCATGCTCGCCTAGGAAACAG GTGGTCCAAAATTGCTGGTAGATTGCCGGGAAGGACTGATAATGAGATTAAAAATCACTGGAATACGCACATTAAGAAGAAGCTCATTAAGATGGGGATTGATCCGGTAACTCATGAACCTCTGCATAAGGAAGAATCTAACAGCTGCCAGGTGAAGACTTTGTCACAGCCATTTCAATCACCAGCTGAAGAAAACAATGTGACTCCTATACAGAATACTAATGGCATGGCCAGTTCCGAGAACTCGTGTACACCAACTGATCAAAATTCATCTGGCGACGAGTCTAATTTACTCAGTGCTATTTGTGATCAAATTGATGACTCCTTGATTAGCTACTTGTTTGAAGAAGATACTCCTGGACTTGTTGATGCACCATGGGATTTTCCAGCTGCTGCGAAAGAAAATTTTAACACGGTGCTGCCCTCGTGGGACGAAAGTTGTCCATGGCTATTGGACTGTCAGGATTTCGGAATACAAGATTTCGGGTTTGATTGTTTCAATGACATTGAGATGAACATGTTAACCCAATTAGACGTGAAAGACAATCAAACTATCTAG